Within Xanthomonas oryzae pv. oryzae, the genomic segment ACGTGCGCTCAGCCCATCAATCGATGCACCATCTGGTGGCCGATGCCGACTGGAGCGATCAAGCGCTGCTGGCGGCGGTGGCGGCACAGGTGCTGCCGACCCTGAGCAGGAAGAGCACAGCGTGTCACTGGATCGTGGACGAGACGGGATTTTCAAAGAAGGGGGTGCATTCGGTCGGTGTTGCACGCCAGTACTGCGGCCGCCTTGGCAAGACGGACAATTGCCAGGTTGCCGTGAGTTTGTCGATCGCCAACGAACACGGCAGCCTGCCAGTGGGCTATCGGCTGTATCTTCCCGAGCAGTGGGCTCAGGACACTGTGCGGCGCAAGAAGGCAGGCGTTCCGGATCAGGTCGTGTTTCAGACCAAGACAGCGCTGGCCATGGATCAGATCGACAGCGCGCTGGCGACAGGGATTGCGGCAGGCGTCGTGCTAGCCGATGCGGCCTACGGCACCGAGACCCACTGGCGAGACCAGCTCAGCGAACGCGGCCTGCTGTACATGGTCGGCGTCCGCAGCAACACGAAGGTCTGGTGGGGATCGCACCAACCTGCGCCCATGCCGCCAGCCAGCCCTAAGGGCGGTCGGCCCCGCACACGACCGATGCGCGATAGCGCACATGCGCCGATCTCGGTACATGAAGTCGCGCAGAGCTTGCCCGCAAGGACGTATCGGCAGGTCAGCTGGCGCCAGGGCAGCGACGCAACGCTCAGTTCGCGGTTCGCGGCGGTGCGGGTTCGTGCCGCACACAATCGCCAGGCACATGACGAGCAGTGGCTGCTGATCGAGTGGCCGCCGGGAGAGTCCGAGCCCCGCCACTACTGGTTCTCGACGCGACCAAAGCAAACGCCGGTCAAGACACTGGTTGCCACGGCACAAGGCCGATGGCGGATTGAACGCGATTATCAGGAGCTGAAGTCGGAGTTGGGCCTGCATCACTATGAAGGGCGCAACTGGCGTGGTTTTCACCATCACGCCAGTCTGTGCATCGCCGCATACGGGTTCTTGATGCGCGAGCGCCTGCGCAGTAAAAAAAACTCCGTCGCATTCAAGATGCCTGCAGTATCCAAAAGCGTCCGCCCGCGCCGGTCTGGCCCCAATGCAACGTCACCATCCCAACTCGATTGCCACGCTGGCCTTCGGACTGGCTAGGCTGATCGCCAGAAGCCTCCCACACTGCCCGTGTTGCGGGGTCTCACCTTACCAACGGATTCGTATTTAGTAACACAGTAGAATTAGCAGTCTGCTGAAATACCAGCCGCCAAGCGAGTCGGCACCATCGGCATGTCTCTTCGCACCTCAGAAGTGGTGAAAAATTGACCATGAAGTCACCGACGCATGACCTTGATTGCCTGATTCGAGCCGATTTGATCTGATTTTTGCCCTTTTCATGCCGTTTCCCCGGCCTGCAGGCACATCTGTCCCAGGGTACGCATGCGTACCAGGTTGTAGGCGGTCATGTTCAACATGAACACCTGATCCACCTTCTCCAGGCCCCGCACCATCACTTGGCCAATGGTGCCGATCAGCTTGGCCCAGCCAAAGCCTTGTTCAATCAGTTTCCGCTTGGTCTGCGAGATCGCATAGCCAACGCGTGCAGCCACCTCATCCGGAACCGCCGAGCGACGATTGCTGGTGTTCTGCGCGATATGCGGGGCAACTCCGATTTCCTTCAATGCCTCGACGAATTCGGCCGCGTCGTCCCCCTTGTCCGCGCCCAGCGTCAGTGCACCGTCCGGGTTCGCCTGGCGGGCGTCACCGATCATGGCCTTGGCCGCTTCACGCTCGGCGTGACCATCGGCATGGGTCACCCGTGCATTTGCGATCAGCCCGTGGCGATTGTCGGCCAGCGTATGGCCCATGTAACGCAACTCACTGGCGGTCTTGCCCTTGCGGTACAGACGCGCGTGCGGATCGGTCGTGGAGGCGTGTGTTTCATTGCTCCGAGACGTGCCGCGGAAGTCCGTGCCGTCGCCATTGTCATCGCCATCCTTGCGCACGAAACTCTTGTGCCCGGCCCAGGCCTGGATCAGCGTGCCATCCACGCTGAAGTGCTCGCCCGACAGCCAGCCCTTGGCATCGGCCATCTCCACGATCTCGTTGAACAGCGCCACCACCACGTCGTGTTCGATCAGGCGTTCGCGGTTCTTGCTGAACACCGTCGGCACCCACACCGCATCGTCCATCGACAGGCCGATGAACCAACGAAACAACAGGTTGTACTGCACCTGATCCATCAACTGGCGCTCGGAACGAATGCTGTAGAACACCTGCAGCAGCATCGCCCGCGCCAGCTTCTCCGGCGCGATGCTCGGACGGCCTCCCTTGTCGTTGGGCGCGTACATCCGCTCGAACAGACCGTCCAAACGCCGCAGGGCATCGTTGACCATCTCCCGCACCGGGCGCAATGGGGAGTCTGTAAATTGAACTGTGTAACTGCCCTTTGACAAGCGACTGGCCCGGACCGGAGAGGAGCAGGCAAGTGGAACTGGATAAGACGATGCTGGACGAACTGACGTCAGGCTGCAAGACGCCACAGGACGTTGAGAAGCTGTTTTCGCAAATGTTGCAGCACATGATCAATCGCTCGTTGGAGGCGGAGATGCAAGCCCATGTGGGCCATGCGCCGCATGGGCGCTCAGGCGGCAACGTGCGCAATGGCAAGAGCCGCAAGACGGTGCAAAGCGCGTTGGGCGAGTTGCAGATCGAGACCCCGCGCGACCGCGCGGGCACGTTCGCGCCACAGTTGGTGAAGAAGCGCCAGGTGCGGCTGGCGGGGATGGAGGAGAAGATTCTGGCGTTGTACGCGCGCGGCATGACCACGCGCGACATCGAGTCTGCGCTGGTGGACGTGTATGGGGTGGAGATATCGCATGGGTTGATCGCACAGGTGACCGACGCGGTGCTGGAGGAGGCGCGGGCATGGCAATCGAGGCCGCTGGAGGCGATCTATCCGATCGTGTGGCTGGACGGCATCGTGGTGAAGGTGCAGCACAACAAGCAGGTCATCAACAAGGCCGCGCACGTGGTGCTGGGGGTCAACCTGCGCGGGGAGAAGGAAGTGCTTGGCCTGTGGTTGGCTGAACACGAGGGCGCCAAATACTGGCTGTCGGTGTTGACCGAACTGCGTCATCGCGGCGTGCGCGACATCTACATCGCCTGCATGGATGGCTTGAAGGGCCTGCCCGAAGCGGTGCAAGCGGTGTTTCCGCAGACGCTCACGCAACTGTGCATTGTGCATTTGGTGCGGGCCAGCCTGCGCTACGTCAACGCAGGCGACAGCAAGGCGGTTGTGGCTGCGCTCAAGCGCATCTATCAGTCGGCCACGGCGGAAGAAGCGGCGGCGGAACTGGAGGCGCTGGACACGCAGTGGGGCGACAAATACCGTGCGGTGGTCCGCTTGTGGCGGGGCAACTGGGACAACATCATCCCGTTCTTGCAGTTCGTGCCGCAGATCCGCAAGGTGATCTACACCACCAATGCCATCGAATCGTTGAACATGGTCATGCGCAAGCTCACCCGCAACCGGCGTATTTTCCCCAACGACGATTCGGCGCTCAAATCGTTGTTTTTGGCCGTGCGCGAGGCATCGAAGAACTGGCGGTCCATCCATCACTGGAAACCGGCTCTGCAAAGCTTCCAGGTGATGTTCGGCGAAGAACGCGTGCCGATGAATGCGCTATGAAAAACCTGGTTACACAGTTGGCTTGACAGACCCGCAATGGGTGATTGGCCGGGATGAATTCCTCCAGCCGCTTGACCGTGAACAACTGTTCGCTAAAGACGTCTACGCCACGCATCGGATTGGGCTGTGTCGGGATTCGGGTAGTCTACGGGTGGAGGGGTATTTCAGCAGCCTGCTAATTCCACTGTGTTACAAATAATCGTACCTTTGTGCCACTATTGGAAGACCTTCAGGCCGCGCGGGAGAGCTGTGTTGAATAGGACACTGGAAGTGCGTTTTGAACAGTACGGGGAAGTAGTTGCTGCCGCCCTGTCCCATGCGGATCGCAAACAGCCCGCACACTGGTACCTGAAGGGGTTGCTACTGCCTGGAGGGCGCAAGAGCGTGGAGCCCATGGCCGCGCGGGTGCACCCGCAGAACGTGGGCTCAGCCCATCAATCGATGCACCATCTGGTGGCCGATGCCGACTGGAGCGATCAAGCGCTGCTGGCGGCGGTGGCGGCACAGGTGCTGCCGCCCCTGAGCAGGAAGAGCGCAGCGTGTCACTGGATCGTGGACGACACGGGATTTTCAAAGAAGGGTGTGCATTCGGTCGGTGTTGCACGCCAGTACTGCGGCCGCCTTGGCAAGACGGACAATTGCCAGGTTGCCGTGAGTTTGTCGATCGCCAACGAACACGGCAGCCTGCCAGTGGGCTATCGGCTGTATCTTCCCGAGCAGTGGGCTCAGGACACTGTGCGGCGCAAGAAGGCAGGCGTTCCGGATCAGGTCGTGTTTCAGACCAAGACAGCGCTGGCTATGGATCAGATCGACAGCGCGCTGGCGACAGGGATTGCGGCAGGCGTCGTGCTAGCCGATGCGGCCTACGGCACCGAGACCCACTGGCGAGACCAGCTCAGCGAACGCGGCCTGCTGTACATGGTTGGCGTCCGCAGCAACACGAAGGTCTGGTGGGGATCGCACCAACCTGCGCCCATGCCGCCAGCCAGCCCTAAGGGCGGTCGGCCCCGCACACGACCGATGCGCGATAGCGCACATGCGCCGATCTCGGTACATGAAGTCGCGCAGAGCTTGCCCGCAAGGACGTATCGGCAGGTCAGCTGGCGCCAGGGCAGCGACGCAACGCTCAGTTCGCGGTTCGCGGCGGTGCGGGTTCGTGCCGCACACAATCGCCAGGCACATGACGAGCAGTGGCTGCTGATCGAGTGGCCGCCGGGAGAGTCCGAGCCCCGCCACTACTGGTTCTCGACGCGACCAAAGCAAACGCCGGTCAAGACACTGGTTGCCACGGCACAAGGCCGATGGCGGATTGAACGCGATTATCAGGAGCTGAAGTCGGAGTTGGGCCTGCATCACTATGAAGGGCGCAACTGGCGTGGTTTTCACCATCACGCCAGTCTGTGCATCGCCGCATACGGGTTCTTGATGCGCGAGCGCCTGCGCAGTAAAAAAACTCCGTCGCATTCAAGATGCCTGCAGTATCCAAAAGCGTCCGCCCGCGCCGGTCTGGCCCCAATGCAACGTCACCATCCCAACTCGATTGCCACGCTGGCCTTCGGACTGGCTAGGCTTATCGCCAGAAGCCTCCCACACTGCCCGTGTTGCGGGGTCTCACCGTACCAACGGATTTGGATTTATAACACAGTAGAATTAGGTATCCCCACGTTTTACAGCGCCAATGTCATCTGCTCGCGCACTGCGTCAGGCAGTGTGCGCAAGCGTTCTAGCCAGCGTGAGACAGGTTCCATCGGCCAGCACCTGACCAGCGCCTCGCGGCCGACGCGCAGCGTCGAGTAGAGCTTGCGTGTGCTGCTGCGTGGCGATAGCCACCGGGCGATACCGGTGGCTTGTCGCATCCCGGACGATCATATGCCCGCTTGTGGAAAAAATCCGGCCGCTCCTGGTGCCACTGCTTCATGGCCTGCATACGCGTCTTGCTACCCAGTGCTGACTGTGGCAACTGGTGGTTGTACAGCGCCACATAGCGCTCCAGAGTCTGCTGCATGTCTTCACGGCTGTTGAACCGGTGTGTCTTGAGCACATCGGCGATGCGCCCGTTGAACCGCTCCACCATGCCATTGGTTCTGGGCGTCCTGGGCTTGGTCAGCCGGTGTTCGATGCCCAGTTCCTGGCACAGTTGATCGAACTCGTGGTCGCCACTGGGCTCACGCTCCTTGCTGGCAAACAGGCGGTCCGTGAACTCCTTGCCATTGTCCGGTCAGCAGTTTGTTGATCTTGATCGGACAGGCCTTGTGCAGTGCGCTCAGAAAGGCCTTTGCATTGGCCGCTGTCTTGTTGGTTTTGCACTGCACGAACACCCAGCGGGTGGCCCGGTCGATGGCCACGAACAGATAGCGCCGTTGCGATTGGTCCTGCATCTGGGGCAGGTACTTCACATCCATGTGCACATAGCCGGGCGCGTAGCTCTTGAAGGCCTTGTGGGCGACAGCAGGCTCCCGGGGCTTGAGGTCGTTGAGGTTGCCAGCCCCATGTCGGCGCAGGCACCGGTCCAGGCCCGAGCGAGAGACATCGGCACAGATGAATTCCCGAGTGACCGCCAGCAAGTCATCCAGGGGCAACAACAAGGTGCGGCGCAAGTGGAGTACCACGCTCTCTTGTGCGGGCGTGAGCACCGTCTGCAGGCGATGGGCTGTGTGCGAGCGATCTCCGAACACATCGCGCTTCTTCCACTTATAGACCGTCTGGTCGGTGATGCCAAAGCGCTGGGCCAGCACGCTGGCGGTTTCATTGCTGGCTGCGATCTCGGCGCGCACGGCGGGTGTGGTGCGGGCGTTCTTGTGCAGGGCTATCAGCATGGCTTGGCTCCCGGAGTCCATTGCAGGGACTCTATCAACTCCTGCAAGACGACTTGGGCCATGAAGAGTGGATAGCGTTTGGGATCTATGCCATCGTCCGGGATGCGACAGTTATCAACGGAACGCGACACTAGGGATGGTCTGATCAACGCGGCAGGGAAATGAAGCACGCCACATCTGCGGCGCTGAGGGCGCTCAAACCCCTGATTTTTTGCCGTTTTCGGCGCGTTTTCGGTGTATTTCCCGGGTTACAGGCACACCTTCCCCGCAGCAGGCATTAACTCTTTGCGCTTCAGCCACAGATTCGACAGCGCAAACAGCGTTAGCATCTGCGCGGTGTTCTTGACCAGGCCGCGATAGCGCACCTTGACGTAACCAAACTGACGCTTGATCACTCGGAACGGGTGTTCCACTTTCGCCCGCAGGCTGGCCTTGGTGTGCTCCCAGCGCTTGGCCAACTTCAGTTCGCGTTTGCTTTTGATCTGCTTCAGCTTCGAGGGCTTCTCCGCGATCAGGTAGCGCAGCGTGCGCTTGCGCTTCATTTCCTCGCGCTTCTCAAGCCCGGTGTAGCCGCTGTCCCCGCACACCGTGTCTTCCTTGCCGTGCAGCAGCTTGTGCGCTTGCGTGATATCGGCCACGTTGGCCGCCGCGCATTCGACGTGGTGCACCAGCCCGGAGTCATCGTCCACCCCGATGTGCGCCTTCATCCCGAAGTCATATTGATTCCCCTTCTTGGTCTGGTGCATGTCCGGATCGCGCTCGCCCTGCTTGTTCTTCGTCGAACTGGGCGCCGCAATGATCGTGGCATCCACGATCGTCCCGCCCCGCAAGCTCTGCCCCTTGCGCGACAGGTGCGCGTTGACCCGGTTGAACAGCTTGCGCGCCAGATCATGCCGCTCCAGCAGATGCCGGAAGTGGAGAATCGTCGTTTCATCCGGCACCTCGTCCAGCCCGCCGATCTTCGCGAAGCGGCGCATCGACACCGTGTCGTACAGCGCTTCTTCCGCCGATGGATCACTCAGCGCATACCACTGCTGCAAAAAGTGGATGCGCAGCATCGTTTCCAGCCGATACGGCTGTCGCCCCGGCTGCCCCGACTTTGGATAGTGCGGCTCGATCAGCGCCAGCAGGCCCTTCCATGGCACGACCTGATCCATCTCGGCCAGGAACACCTCACGCCGCGTCCGCTTGCGCTTGCCGTTGTACTCCGCGTCTCAGAAGGTCAGTTGCATTGTCGTCGTCCTGTTGCGTCTGTGCGATTGTCGCAGGATCAGGGGGAGGTGTTCAGAGTTTCCCTAAACGCGGTGTTGCACCTCGTATCCGCAATCCGCAGACGCCAGGGAATAGGCTCTTCCCAATGAATATCAAGTGCTTACCTGATAGCTGGGGCCACGTCTGACGTCGATGCTGATGGTGTTACTCAACGGTTGACCAGGCGTATGAATTACACCCCGGGAGATGGTGGCGTAACAGTGCGGTCGGGGCCGAAGCTGTTGGATCAGGTGCGCAACCGCCTGCGGGTACTGCACTACAGCCTGTGCACCGAGCAGGCCTACCTGAGCTGGATACGGCGCTTCATCCTGGCCAGCGGCAAGCATTATTTGGTGCAGCTGGGCCAAATGGAGGTCGAAGCGTTTTTCACCCGCTTGGCGATCCAGGCAAAGGCGTCTGCAGGCACACAGAACCAGGCGTTGGCGGCGCTGTTGTTTCTCTCCAGCGACGTATTGCGTCTCGATCGGCATCACGTGTCCGACGAAATCTCTCGTGTTCAAGATCTTGAGTCGTGGCGTCACAGTGCATAACCGTGCAGTTACGACGCCCAACGCCAGAAACGAAAAAACCGCGCAATGCGCGGTTTTTTCGTCACACTTTTGCCCACCCATCAAGGACGGCGCGCCAGCGCCTCCACGTCCTTGGCCTTGGGCAGCAGATCCTGCTTGGTCACCGCAAACGGCCCGATGCTCAGCATCGGCACGGCCACGATCACCGACGAGATCACCACGATCACCGCGCCAATCATGTGCGTCTCGGCCAGACCTTCCATCGACTCGCCGCCGTAGATGTACAGCGCCAACGCCGACAGGAAGAACATCACCGCGGTGATCACCGTGCGCGAGAGCGTCTGGTTGATCGAACGATTGAGCACTTCCAGCGGCTCCACGCGCAGTGCGCGGAAGTTTTCGCGCACACGGTCGAACACCACGATGATGTCGTTGATCGCAAAGCCCATCACCGACAGCAGGCCGGCCAGCACAGTCAGGTCGAACTCGCGGCCGGTCAGCGACACGAAGGCCACGGTGACCAGCAAATCGAACAACGCGGTCAGGCTGGCGACCACCGCAAACTTCCACTCGAAGCGGAACGCGATATAGATCAAAAAGCCCACCAGCATGAACACCGTGGCATACACGCCATTCAATGCCAGATCCTTACCGACCTGCGGGCCGACGAATTCGCCAGGCTGCACGGTGGCCGGATTCTCATCGCTGGTCACCGCCTTGCGCACCTCTTCAGCAACAGTGCGTGCGGCATCGTCGCGATTATTGCTCTGGCCATGTGGCTGCAGGCGGATCATGACGTCATTGCCGCCGCGGGCATTCTGCACCTGGGCGTTTTCGAAGCCTGCCTTGGACAGCTTTTCGCGTACCTGGTCCACGTCCACGGTCTTCTGGAACGAGGTCTGCACCAGCGTGCCGCCGGTAAACTCCAGCGCGTAGTTGAAGCCCTTGCCGACGATGATGCCGACCGAGGCGACTGCCAGCACCAGCATCAAAATCAGCACCGGCTTGCGCCAGCGCATGAAATCGATCTTGGTGTCGTTTGGAATCAGGTGAAGCGGAAAAATTTTCATTGAATCCGGCTCTTCATATTTACCCGCACATGGAGGTGCGGGCTGTTGCGAGGGACTCGCACTTCTATGTGCGGGCTCTTGCGAGGGACTCGCATTAAATAGCGACAGACTTCAGCTTCTTGCGGCTGCCGTAGATCAACACCGCCAGCGCACGCGAGACCGTGATCGCAGTGAACATCGAGGCGAAAATACCGATCATCATGGTCAGCGCGAAGCCCTTGAGCGGGCCGGTGCCGAACGCATACAGGGCCACCGCCACGATCAGGCCGGTGAGGTTGGCGTCGAGAATGGTACCGCCGGCCTTTTCATAACCGGCCGCAATCGCCGATTTGGGCGGCACGCCCAGGCGCAACTCTTCACGAATACGCTCGTTGATCAGCACGTTGGCGTCCACCGACAGACCCACCGACAGGGCAAGGCCGGCAAAACCCGGCAACGTCATGGTGGCACCGAACAGCGACATCACCGCCACCACGATCAACAGGTTGAACAGCAGCGCCACCGAGGTGATAGCACCGAACACGCGGTAGTAGATGGTGAAGAACACCAGCGTGAACAGGAACGAGTAGACCACCGCGGTGACGCCGCGCTCCACGTTCTCCGCACCCAGGCTCGGGCCGATGACGTATTCCTCGACGAAATCCATCGGCGCGGCCAGCGAGCCGGATTTCAGCAGCTTGGCCAGATTTTCGGCTTCGGTCTTTTCCAAACCGGTGGTCTGGAAGTTCTTGCCAAACACACCAGCGATGCGTGTAGCAGGCAACGCTTCTTCCTTCACCCGCACGCTACGCACTTCCTTGCCATCGACCATGGTCACGGTGGGAATGCGCTCGATATAGACCACCGACATCAGCTTGCCGACGTTGGCGCTGGTGTAGTCGAACATGCGCTGGCCGGCGACGTTGTTGAGCGTCACCGCAACCGCCGGCATGCCGTTCTGGTCGTTGCTGACCGATGCGCTGACCATCTGGTCGCCGGTCACCAACGCGCGCTTGTTGAGCAGCACCGGCGCGCCGGTATCGCGCACGCGATAGACCTTGGCCTCCGGCGGGATGTTGCCGCTGCGCACTGCATCTTCGGCGTTACCGTCGACCACGGCGCGGAATTCCAGCGACGCGGTGGCACCGATCAGGCGCTTGGCTTCGGCGGTGTCCTGCAAGCCCGGCAGTTCGACCACGATGCGGTCTTCGCCCTGGCGCTGGATGGTCGGCTCGGACACGCCCAGTGCATTGACGCGGTTACGCAAGGTGGTGAGGTTCTGCTCGATCGCACCGCTGGCGATCTGCTTGAGCTCGGCCTCCGGCACCTTGACCGCGATGTTCTGGCCGCTGACGTCGTAGGTCAGGGTCGGCTGCGCCTTGGCCAGCGTCACGCGCGCGGCATCGGCGTCGGCACCCTCGCCCAGGCTGACCTGGATGCTGTTATCCGCGCGACGCTCCACCGAGTGATAGGCGATGCGGGCATCGCGCAAGGTGGTGCGGATGTCTTCGGCGAAACCGTCCAGACGCTTTTCCAGCGCGGCCTTCTGATCGACCTGCATGGCGAAGTGCACGCCGCCCACCAGGTCCAGACCCAGCACCATCGGCCGGCCGCCCAGCTTGGCCAGCCAGTCCGGTACGGTGGAGGCCAGGTTCAGCGCCACGGTGTAGTTTTCGCCCAGCTGCTG encodes:
- a CDS encoding IS701-like element ISXo15 family transposase; its protein translation is MLNRSLEVRFEQYGEVVAAALSHADRKQPAHWYLKGLLLPGGRKSVEPMAARVHPQNVRSAHQSMHHLVADADWSDQALLAAVAAQVLPTLSRKSTACHWIVDETGFSKKGVHSVGVARQYCGRLGKTDNCQVAVSLSIANEHGSLPVGYRLYLPEQWAQDTVRRKKAGVPDQVVFQTKTALAMDQIDSALATGIAAGVVLADAAYGTETHWRDQLSERGLLYMVGVRSNTKVWWGSHQPAPMPPASPKGGRPRTRPMRDSAHAPISVHEVAQSLPARTYRQVSWRQGSDATLSSRFAAVRVRAAHNRQAHDEQWLLIEWPPGESEPRHYWFSTRPKQTPVKTLVATAQGRWRIERDYQELKSELGLHHYEGRNWRGFHHHASLCIAAYGFLMRERLRSKKNSVAFKMPAVSKSVRPRRSGPNATSPSQLDCHAGLRTG
- a CDS encoding IS5 family transposase, which produces MSKGSYTVQFTDSPLRPVREMVNDALRRLDGLFERMYAPNDKGGRPSIAPEKLARAMLLQVFYSIRSERQLMDQVQYNLLFRWFIGLSMDDAVWVPTVFSKNRERLIEHDVVVALFNEIVEMADAKGWLSGEHFSVDGTLIQAWAGHKSFVRKDGDDNGDGTDFRGTSRSNETHASTTDPHARLYRKGKTASELRYMGHTLADNRHGLIANARVTHADGHAEREAAKAMIGDARQANPDGALTLGADKGDDAAEFVEALKEIGVAPHIAQNTSNRRSAVPDEVAARVGYAISQTKRKLIEQGFGWAKLIGTIGQVMVRGLEKVDQVFMLNMTAYNLVRMRTLGQMCLQAGETA
- a CDS encoding IS256-like element IS1113 family transposase, whose protein sequence is MLDELTSGCKTPQDVEKLFSQMLQHMINRSLEAEMQAHVGHAPHGRSGGNVRNGKSRKTVQSALGELQIETPRDRAGTFAPQLVKKRQVRLAGMEEKILALYARGMTTRDIESALVDVYGVEISHGLIAQVTDAVLEEARAWQSRPLEAIYPIVWLDGIVVKVQHNKQVINKAAHVVLGVNLRGEKEVLGLWLAEHEGAKYWLSVLTELRHRGVRDIYIACMDGLKGLPEAVQAVFPQTLTQLCIVHLVRASLRYVNAGDSKAVVAALKRIYQSATAEEAAAELEALDTQWGDKYRAVVRLWRGNWDNIIPFLQFVPQIRKVIYTTNAIESLNMVMRKLTRNRRIFPNDDSALKSLFLAVREASKNWRSIHHWKPALQSFQVMFGEERVPMNAL
- a CDS encoding IS5 family transposase; the protein is MFLAEMDQVVPWKGLLALIEPHYPKSGQPGRQPYRLETMLRIHFLQQWYALSDPSAEEALYDTVSMRRFAKIGGLDEVPDETTILHFRHLLERHDLARKLFNRVNAHLSRKGQSLRGGTIVDATIIAAPSSTKNKQGERDPDMHQTKKGNQYDFGMKAHIGVDDDSGLVHHVECAAANVADITQAHKLLHGKEDTVCGDSGYTGLEKREEMKRKRTLRYLIAEKPSKLKQIKSKRELKLAKRWEHTKASLRAKVEHPFRVIKRQFGYVKVRYRGLVKNTAQMLTLFALSNLWLKRKELMPAAGKVCL
- a CDS encoding phage integrase N-terminal SAM-like domain-containing protein, which codes for MNYTPGDGGVTVRSGPKLLDQVRNRLRVLHYSLCTEQAYLSWIRRFILASGKHYLVQLGQMEVEAFFTRLAIQAKASAGTQNQALAALLFLSSDVLRLDRHHVSDEISRVQDLESWRHSA
- the secF gene encoding protein translocase subunit SecF → MKIFPLHLIPNDTKIDFMRWRKPVLILMLVLAVASVGIIVGKGFNYALEFTGGTLVQTSFQKTVDVDQVREKLSKAGFENAQVQNARGGNDVMIRLQPHGQSNNRDDAARTVAEEVRKAVTSDENPATVQPGEFVGPQVGKDLALNGVYATVFMLVGFLIYIAFRFEWKFAVVASLTALFDLLVTVAFVSLTGREFDLTVLAGLLSVMGFAINDIIVVFDRVRENFRALRVEPLEVLNRSINQTLSRTVITAVMFFLSALALYIYGGESMEGLAETHMIGAVIVVISSVIVAVPMLSIGPFAVTKQDLLPKAKDVEALARRP
- the secD gene encoding protein translocase subunit SecD; the encoded protein is MLEFPRWKYFLILLVLAVSALYALPNIYQKDPSVQITASRGAQLDDALRSRIDADLKAAGITPKAVTKEGDSLMVRLPSLQAQTRANDVLRQQLGENYTVALNLASTVPDWLAKLGGRPMVLGLDLVGGVHFAMQVDQKAALEKRLDGFAEDIRTTLRDARIAYHSVERRADNSIQVSLGEGADADAARVTLAKAQPTLTYDVSGQNIAVKVPEAELKQIASGAIEQNLTTLRNRVNALGVSEPTIQRQGEDRIVVELPGLQDTAEAKRLIGATASLEFRAVVDGNAEDAVRSGNIPPEAKVYRVRDTGAPVLLNKRALVTGDQMVSASVSNDQNGMPAVAVTLNNVAGQRMFDYTSANVGKLMSVVYIERIPTVTMVDGKEVRSVRVKEEALPATRIAGVFGKNFQTTGLEKTEAENLAKLLKSGSLAAPMDFVEEYVIGPSLGAENVERGVTAVVYSFLFTLVFFTIYYRVFGAITSVALLFNLLIVVAVMSLFGATMTLPGFAGLALSVGLSVDANVLINERIREELRLGVPPKSAIAAGYEKAGGTILDANLTGLIVAVALYAFGTGPLKGFALTMMIGIFASMFTAITVSRALAVLIYGSRKKLKSVAI